From Musa acuminata AAA Group cultivar baxijiao chromosome BXJ3-8, Cavendish_Baxijiao_AAA, whole genome shotgun sequence, one genomic window encodes:
- the LOC135584091 gene encoding transcription factor bHLH96-like isoform X2 — MSIRKLVMALEAVVFSQGLFGYACKESCTTPGGGACGYDLGDVSMEAKSSMLDGDMDRTRYPSCSDLVQDLEGWHANYSTAEGQEEAPAEGKATEVVSRRKRPRTKGIKNKEEVESQRMVHIAVERNRRKQMNEYLAVLRSLMPPSYVPRGDQASIVGGAINYVKELEQLLQSIQVQKQLEQRADTDGNQNGVANVDKDYSGNEVMVVKRSAMADIEVTIVESHVNLKVLSRRHPKQLSKLLTWLQNLRLTPLHLNVTTANERVLYSFSLKVEDDCSYASVTQIAAAVCEMIGRIREENIGLS; from the exons ATGTCTATCCGAAAGTTGGTAATGGCATTAGAAGCTGTTGTATTCTCTCAGGGACTGTTCGGTTACGCTTGCAAGGAGAGCTGCACCACTCCTGGCGGAGGGGCATGTGGCTATGACCTTGGAGATGTTAGCATGGAGGCGAAGAGTTCGATGCTTGATGGGGATATGGATCGAACTCGGTACCCATCTTGTTCCGACTTGGTGCAAGACTTGGAGGGCTGGCACGCGAACTATTCGACAGCGGAAGGTCAGGAGGAAGCGCCGGCCGAGGGCAAGGCCACCGAGGTGGTCAGCCGGAGGAAGCGGCCACGCACCAAGGGCATCAAGAACAAGGAGGAGGTGGAGAGCCAGAGGATGGTCCACATCGCTGTGGAGCGCAACCGACGTAAGCAAATGAACGAATACCTCGCCGTGCTCCGATCTCTGATGCCTCCCTCCTATGTCCCAAGG GGTGATCAAGCATCGATCGTTGGGGGCGCAATCAATTACGTTAAGGAACTTGAGCAACTCCTGCAATCGATTCAAGTGCAGAAGCAACTCGAGCAGCGAGCAGACACTGATGG GAACCAGAATGGTGTCGCCAACGTCGACAAGGACTACAGCGGTAACGAAGTTATGGTGGTGAAACGGTCAGCCATGGCGGACATTGAGGTGACGATCGTAGAGAGCCATGTCAACCTCAAGGTGCTCTCGAGGCGGCACCCCAAGCAGCTGTCGAAGCTGTTGACATGGCTGCAGAATCTGCGGCTCACGCCACTGCACCTGAATGTAACCACTGCCAATGAGAGGGTTCTCTACTCCTTCAGTCTCAAG GTGGAGGATGACTGCTCATATGCTTCAGTGACTCAGATTGCAGCTGCTGTATGTGAAATGATAGGGAGGATTCGAGAAGAGAACATTGGACTGTCTTAA
- the LOC135584091 gene encoding transcription factor bHLH94-like isoform X1 encodes MSIRKLVMALEAVVFSQGLFGYACKESCTTPGGGACGYDLGDVSMEAKSSMLDGDMDRTRYPSCSDLVQDLEGWHANYSTAEGQEEAPAEGKATEVVSRRKRPRTKGIKNKEEVESQRMVHIAVERNRRKQMNEYLAVLRSLMPPSYVPRGDQASIVGGAINYVKELEQLLQSIQVQKQLEQRADTDGFASPFADFFNTPQYSSCSFNGGTISRNQNGVANVDKDYSGNEVMVVKRSAMADIEVTIVESHVNLKVLSRRHPKQLSKLLTWLQNLRLTPLHLNVTTANERVLYSFSLKVEDDCSYASVTQIAAAVCEMIGRIREENIGLS; translated from the exons ATGTCTATCCGAAAGTTGGTAATGGCATTAGAAGCTGTTGTATTCTCTCAGGGACTGTTCGGTTACGCTTGCAAGGAGAGCTGCACCACTCCTGGCGGAGGGGCATGTGGCTATGACCTTGGAGATGTTAGCATGGAGGCGAAGAGTTCGATGCTTGATGGGGATATGGATCGAACTCGGTACCCATCTTGTTCCGACTTGGTGCAAGACTTGGAGGGCTGGCACGCGAACTATTCGACAGCGGAAGGTCAGGAGGAAGCGCCGGCCGAGGGCAAGGCCACCGAGGTGGTCAGCCGGAGGAAGCGGCCACGCACCAAGGGCATCAAGAACAAGGAGGAGGTGGAGAGCCAGAGGATGGTCCACATCGCTGTGGAGCGCAACCGACGTAAGCAAATGAACGAATACCTCGCCGTGCTCCGATCTCTGATGCCTCCCTCCTATGTCCCAAGG GGTGATCAAGCATCGATCGTTGGGGGCGCAATCAATTACGTTAAGGAACTTGAGCAACTCCTGCAATCGATTCAAGTGCAGAAGCAACTCGAGCAGCGAGCAGACACTGATGGGTTCGCTTCTCCTTTCGCCGACTTCTTCAACACCCCACAGTACTCGTCCTGCTCCTTTAATGGGGGTACTATCAGCAGGAACCAGAATGGTGTCGCCAACGTCGACAAGGACTACAGCGGTAACGAAGTTATGGTGGTGAAACGGTCAGCCATGGCGGACATTGAGGTGACGATCGTAGAGAGCCATGTCAACCTCAAGGTGCTCTCGAGGCGGCACCCCAAGCAGCTGTCGAAGCTGTTGACATGGCTGCAGAATCTGCGGCTCACGCCACTGCACCTGAATGTAACCACTGCCAATGAGAGGGTTCTCTACTCCTTCAGTCTCAAG GTGGAGGATGACTGCTCATATGCTTCAGTGACTCAGATTGCAGCTGCTGTATGTGAAATGATAGGGAGGATTCGAGAAGAGAACATTGGACTGTCTTAA
- the LOC135584081 gene encoding ATP-dependent RNA helicase DEAH11, chloroplastic-like, translating to MRRLVFPDHRVEGPPPWRERRPLPRCQRPAFAVLLLCSTPAVRRAVAFADVDDLVASCPFPPAQFAINSGRVAGRLFYDLHADAVDASLFFWGRRLDGAHPLTPVIEPAPDAPPYNDAEEKGRLKTLFCGHIQGLLEYQGVRLCERRIDEVSDEIKNVSVLLSRHNRLVKFTELRDKRTRLEAERKQLKGRLSEFHAAMECLLARLGERQEKAFAEEEEGGVDADVNAKIFKLGDKLDWNQICQLMQRECRRLEEGLPIYSCRRKILSRIFSNQVMVLIGETGSGKSTQLVQFLADSGLGADGAVVCTQPRKIAVNSLAQRVGEEANGCYSNNFVHSYPTYSSFQEFGLGLIFMTDHCLLQHFMKGTGLPHISCIIIDEAHERSLNTDLLLALIKRKLLENIDLRLIIMSATVDASRLSGYFYSCSTLYVKGRNFPVEIKYIPDISAVVKDFSGKCASYASDVLKMVNMIHKTEGDGGILAFLTSQMEVEWACENFTDPTAIVLPMHGKLSFVEQRHVFQNYPGKRKIIFCTNIAETSLTIRGVKYVVDSGMVKESRFEPSSGMNVLKVSRISQSSANQRAGRAGRTESGKCFRLYSESDFQAMKMHQEPEIRKVHLGIAVLRILALGIKNVQDFEFVDAPCPKATEVAIQNLIHLGAVTHKTDAYELTETGWYLVKLGIEPRLGKIILGCFDHGLRKEGIILATIMPNASSIFCRVGSEEDKYRADCLRVPFCHHDGDLFTLLSVYKKWEGEPVNRNWCWRNSINAKSLRRCQEAVSELESCLQHELNIIVPSYWLWNPDEPSCYDKLLKKVILSSLVENVAMFSGRNQLGYEVALTGQRIQLHPSSSLLVYGKRPDWVVFGEILSSLTDYLVCVTAVDFDDLCMIQPPLFDLYQLESRKMLMDVISGVGNNLLKRFCGKSNQNLQRLILHTQNVCSDNRISIDIDFSKSEVHVYASEKDIEQVASIVKDALEYEKKCLRNECIEKRLFPGRPGISSSLALFGSGAEIKHLELEKRYLTVEILHPNSSSLNDKELLVMVEKYACGIANFQKYGGTGQEGSYVNKWGRITFLSPEIAENAVTKLNEVEFCGSMIRALPIKAVEPKVTPFSAVRVKVSWPRRPCRGIALVTCADGEAEYIVRDCFALTIGGRYINIQVSQKRQNCVFLTGVPRDISEEELRDALLGLTKRRILGIHLARGMAVADPPIATCAEALIKEISPFMTHKHFSDNNFRVEVFKPEPKDFTMKAMITFDGSLHLEAEKALNHIQGKVLPGFETWQKIQCQQVFNSSLSFPSRVYCAIRKQLDSLLESFRCQRGVSYNLEQNDNGSYRVKISANSPKNIVDLRRPLEQLTQGKTITHSSLTPAVLQLLFSRDGVACLKTVERETGTYVLYDRQNLNIRVFGPPKEVSAAEKNLVHSLLTLHENKLLEIPLQGRSLPPNLMKEVVQRFGSDLQGLKENVPGAEVTLSTRRHTLYVRGDKELKQRVEDLISEVALSINQNRVIERPPESCCPICLCELEDPYKLEACGHTFCRACLENQLESTIRSRDGFPLCCTKVGCQKLILLIDLRSLLSFEKLEELFRASLSAFVASSDGTYRFCPTPDCPNLYRVAPLEEEVGPFICGACLAETCRKCHLEYHPFVSCERYMEYKEDPDLSLAEWCRGKENVNNCPSCGLTIEKTEGCNHVECRCGRHICWVCISSFRSSDECYSHLRSVHQSY from the exons ATGAGGAGGCTCGTGTTCCCTGATCACCGCGTGGAGGGGCCTCCGCCCTGGCGGGAGCGGCGGCCGTTGCCCCGGTGTCAGCGCCCGGCCTTCGCCGTCCTCCTGCTCTGCTCGACCCCCGCCGTGCGCAGGGCCGTCGCCTTCGCCGACGTGGACGACCTCGTCGCCTCCTGCCCATTCCCCCCGGCCCAGTTCGCCATCAACTCCGGTCGCGTCGCTGGGCGGCTCTTTTACGATCTCCACGCCGATGCCGTCGACGCCTCCCTCTTCTTCTGGGGCCGCCGTCTTGACGGAGCCCACCCCCTCACCCCCGTCATCGAGCCGGCCCCCGATGCCCCGCCCTATAATGACGCTGAGGAGAAGGGCCGCCTTAAGACCCTCTTTTGTGGCCACATTCAGGGGCTTCTCGAGTATCAAGGTGTGAGACTTTGTGAGCGGAGAATCGATGAGGTCTCGGATGAGATCAAGAATGTGTCGGTGCTGCTAAGTCGCCATAATCGGCTGGTGAAGTTCACTGAGCTGAGGGATAAGAGGACGAGGCTGGAGGCAGAAAGGAAACAGCTGAAGGGCCGGTTGTCCGAGTTCCATGCTGCCATGGAATGCCTTCTCGCTCGACTTGGTGAACGACAAGAAAAGGCTTTTgctgaggaggaagaaggaggggTGGATGCAGATGTGAATGCCAAAATTTTTAAGCTCGGAGACAAATTGGATTGGAACCAGATTTGCCAATTGATGCAGAGGGAATGCAGGAGGCTCGAGGAGGGTTTACCAATCTATTCATGCAGGAGGAAAATTCTTTCACGCATTTTCTCCAATCAG GTCATGGTCTTGATTGGAGAGACTGGTTCAGGGAAAAGTACTCAACTGGTCCAGTTTCTTGCTGATTCAGGACTAGGTGCTGATGGAGCTGTTGTGTGCACTCAACCTCGTAAAATTGCGGTGAACTCTTTGGCACAAAGGGTTGGAGAGGAAGCCAATGGGTGCTATTCCAACAATTTTGTGCACTCCTATCCTACCTATTCATCCTTTCAGGAATTTGGCTTGGGCCTGATATTTATGACAGATCACTGTCTCTTGCAGCATTTTATGAAAGGTACAGGTTTGCcccatatttcatgcattattataGATGAGGCACATGAAAGAAGCTTGAACACTGATCTGCTTTTGGCATTGATTAAGAGGAAGCTGCTTGAGAATATAGATTTACGGCTTATAATAATGTCTGCCACAGTTGACGCAAGCAGACTCTCAGGCTATTTTTACAGTTGCAGCACCTTATATGTCAAGGGAAGAAACTTTCCTGTTGAAATCAAATATATTCCTGATATATCTGCCGTTGTGAAGGACTTCTCTGGAAAGTGTGCTTCATATGCCTCTGATGTCTTAAAGATGGTGAACATGATTCATAAGACAGAGGGAGATGGTGGTATCCTAGCATTTTTGACTTCTCAGATGGAAGTAGAATGGGCTTGTGAAAACTTCACTGATCCCACTGCCATTGTGCTGCCAATGCATGGAAAGCTTTCTTTTGTTGAACAAAGACATGTTTTTCAAAATTACCCtggcaagagaaaaattattttctgCACTAACATAGCTGAGACATCACTTACTATCAGAGGTGTTAAGTATGTTGTTGATTCTGGCATGGTCAAAGAAAGCAGGTTTGAACCTAGCTCTGGTATGAATGTGCTTAAGGTTAGTAGGATCAGCCAAAGTTCTGCTAACCAACGAGCTGGCCGAGCAGGTCGAACAGAATCGGGTAAGTGTTTCAGGCTTTACTCAGAATCTGATTTTCAGGCAATGAAAATGCATCAGGAACCTGAAATTCGTAAAGTGCACCTTGGAATTGCTGTGTTGAGAATCCTTGCTTTAGGTATTAAGAACGTTCAAGACTTCGAGTTTGTTGATGCTCCATGTCCAAAGGCTACTGAAGTAGCAATTCAGAATCTAATCCATTTGGGTGCTGTTACACACAAAACTGATGCATATGAACTTACTGAGACTGGTTGGTATTTAGTGAAATTGGGTATTGAGCCACGGCTAGGGAAAATAATTCTTGGTTGTTTTGATCATGGTTTGAGGAAGGAGGGTATCATCCTTGCCACTATAATGCCGAATGCTAGCAGTATATTTTGTAGAGTTGGTAGCGAAGAGGATAAATATAGAGCTGACTGTCTTAGGGTTCCATTTTGCCATCATGATGGAGACCTTTTCACTCTTCTCTCTGTTTACAAGAAATGGGAGGGTGAGCCTGTAAATAGGAATTGGTGTTGGCGGAATAGCATCAATGCAAAGTCACTGAGGAGATGTCAGGAAGCTGTATCAGAGTTGGAAAGCTGTCTCCAGCATGAGCTCAACATTATTGTTCCTAGTTACTGGTTATGGAACCCAGATGAACCAAGTTGTTATGATAAATTATTGAAGAAGGTCATACTTTCATCTCTTGTAGAGAATGTTGCAATGTTCTCTGGACGCAATCAACTTGGTTATGAAGTGGCTTTAACTGGTCAACGCATACAACTTCATCCATCAAGCTCATTGTTAGTCTACGGGAAAAGGCCAGATTGGGTGGTGTTTGGGGAGATTTTGTCATCATTGACTGACTATTTGGTTTGTGTAACTGCTGTTgactttgatgacttgtgcaTGATTCAGCCTCCTCTATTTGATTTGTATCAGTTGGAAAGTCGGAAGATGCTGATGGATGTGATATCTGGAGTTGGCAATAATTTGCTTAAAAGATTTTGTGGAAAGTCAAACCAAAACTTACAGAGGTTAATTTTGCACACTCAAAATGTTTGCTCAGATAACCGAATCAGTATAGATATTGACTTTAGTAAAAGTGAGGTTCATGTATATGCTTCAGAAAAAGATATAGAGCAGGTGGCTAGTATTGTTAAGGATGCCCTGGAGTATGAAAAAAAATGCTTGAGAAATGAGTGTATTGAGAAACGTTTATTTCCAGGCCGACCTGGTATTTCCTCTTCTTTGGCTCTCTTTGGCTCTGGTGCTGAAATTAAGCATCTGGAGCTTGAAAAACGATATTTGACTGTGGAAATTTTGCATCCAAACTCATCTTCTCTAAATGACAAGGAACTTCTGGTGATGGTTGAGAAGTATGCGTGTGGAATAGCTAATTTTCAAAAATATGGAGGGACTGGACAAGAGGGATCATATGTGAATAAATGGGGAAGGATAACGTTCCTTAGTCCTGAAATTGCTGAAAATGCTGTCACCAAGCTGAACGAGGTGGAGTTTTGTGGGTCCATGATTAGAGCACTGCCCATCAAAGCAGTTGAACCGAAGGTGACACCATTTTCTGCAGTAAGAGTCAAAGTCTCTTGGCCAAGGAGGCCTTGCAGGGGAATTGCACTTGTCACGTGTGCAGATGGAGAGGCTGAATATATTGTTAGGGACTGTTTTGCTTTGACAATTGGAGGAAGGTATATTAACATTCAGGTCAGCCAAAAACGCCAGAATTGTGTATTTTTAACAGGAGTTCCCAGAGACATATCGGAAGAAGAACTCCGTGATGCTCTTCTAGGTTTGACAAAGAGGAGAATCCTTGGCATTCACCTTGCACGAGGAATGGCAGTTGCTGACCCACCAATTGCTACATGTGCAGAAGCACTTATTAAAGAAATTTCTCCTTTTATGACTCACAAGCATTTTTCTGACAATAATTTCAGGGTCGAAGTATTCAAACCTGAACCAAAGGATTTCACCATGAAAGCTATGATTACATTTGATGGAAGTCTGCATCTGGAGGCTGAAAAGGCTTTAAATCACATCCAAGGGAAAGTATTGCCTGGTTTTGAGACGTGGCAGAAGATACAATGCCAACAAGTATTTAATAGCTCTTTGTCTTTTCCTTCACGTGTCTATTGTGCTATCAGGAAACAACTGGATTCACTACTAGAAAGTTTCAGATGCCAAAGGG GTGTGTCCTACAACCTAGAGCAAAATGATAATGGTTCTTATAGAGTAAAGATATCTGCAAATTCCCCTAAAAATATTGTAGATTTGAGGAGACCTCTGGAGCAGTTGACACAAGGCAAAACGATAACTCATTCAAGCCTCACCCCAGCAGTGCTGCAGCTTCTCTTTTCCCGGGATGGTGTTGCATGTTTAAAAACTGTGGAGCGAGAGACTGGAACTTACGTTCTGTATGACCGGCAGAACTTGAACATCAGAGTGTTTGGTCCCCCAAAGGAAGTATCTGCGGCTGAGAAGAATTTGGTCCATTCACTGCTAACTCTCCATGAGAACAAGCTACTTGAGATCCCCCTCCAAGGGCGCAGCCTCCCACCAAACCTGATGAAAGAGGTGGTGCAGAGGTTTGGGTCAGATCTTCAGGGGCTCAAGGAAAATGTGCCTGGAGCCGAGGTAACTCTCAGTACTCGACGCCATACCCTCTACGTTCGAGGAGACAAAGAACTAAAGCAAAGGGTCGAAGACCTGATCTCTGAGGTGGCGCTATCCATCAATCAAAATAGGGTAATTGAGAGGCCACCAGAATCCTGTTGCCCCATATGCTTATGCGAGCTGGAGGATCCTTACAAACTCGAAGCTTGTGGGCATACATTTTGTCGAGCTTGCTTGGAAAATCAACTTGAATCGACCATAAGATCACGTGATGGTTTCCCCCTTTGTTGCACTAAGGTGGGGTGCCAGAAGCTAATCCTGCTCATAGATCTCAGATCTCTGTTATCATTCGAGAAGCTGGAAGAGCTCTTCAGAGCTTCGTTGAGTGCATTCGTGGCATCCAGCGATGGGACCTATCGGTTTTGTCCGACACCTGACTGCCCCAACTTATACCGTGTTGCGCCCCTGGAAGAGGAGGTTGGGCCTTTCATCTGCGGGGCTTGCTTAGCAGAGACATGCAGGAAGTGCCATCTCGAGTACCATCCCTTTGTATCTTGTGAGAGGTACATGGAGTACAAGGAAGACCCGGACCTCTCGCTGGCAGAATGGTGTAGGGGGAAGGAAAACGTGAACAACTGCCCTAGCTGTGGGCTTACCATCGAGAAGACTGAAGGTTGCAACCATGTGGAGTGCAGGTGCGGAAGGCACATCTGCTGGGTATGCATAAGTTCCTTCAGAAGTAGCGATGAGTGCTATTCACACCTCAGGTCTGTCCACCAATCCTACTGA